One genomic region from Cucumis melo cultivar AY chromosome 9, USDA_Cmelo_AY_1.0, whole genome shotgun sequence encodes:
- the LOC103482721 gene encoding methyl-CpG-binding domain-containing protein 13 isoform X2, translating into MVAKGSPDWLPSGWTVQYKVQKTGRKIRFYTNLETGKSFYYKDDVLGYIKSTQSQKSQPTSRGIKTQSGNSPVQTVKSNEHPEWLPAGWKVESRTRMSGSNVGAVYKCYIDPVTDSRFYSKPEVFRHLRTVKNKLCTLKERRTSNGTKSRSRVVIEHYKDEDLPPGWIKEIKIKEKADGIRKDPLYPTFLQFYIDPKSGYIFRSKKEVFRYLETGEISRHAFKPKEGGDEEQELISDKKSRSTVRGQKLELSAATPQPLAGEEMATGRRSERPGVHIQQLKQRRNVSSALKDALVLPVETVEEIILPQEAVIKESTEIKEPTEIEERSHRNSSSPKADHTGGNETERVSSDNVAVSTCASESDQEKALPKVEKLESNKIDIVVTPDNSPLIDTASKLEHERIATSNPMESDDNGRKTKTRKSRKKKDVNLPRRSSKRLAGLEPELVPKVDAKEVPQASNRNIFTEVSPDAGLTVKADADVHNTDKASQQLDMRSEKDNEHHIPNHKDTSLRENHKDTSLRENHKDTSLCENSSNKRKTLTCCLDAPEEKIQRVETEKKDDGKMEAQLDVPIADFWSDPCLEFAIKTLTGALPVENATTTNEPVSSTTVDPVSNTTVDFLQGQSSVKNGPGSRMNKRTQGNKKIRNKKELTTNSQSPSINGLKPELASNIISFDQANPNHHSNEAVLAFNLSDGRIHGQPSKNEQYITSCEILTPSELHHSLPPVNSERFNSINACHERSNMVLDDPHPILQTKDHATSEIPLSFPFGDSWADPCLDFAFKTLTGAIPIDDSLEIQSFFEERLESSRSQKDSSPALPDFGSPNLFQNDISSHFDGPEKSATGQHLSLDPQLTLGNVSLPSCSGFTSQQQSSVDRNRSFRGR; encoded by the exons ATGGTGGCCAAGGGTTCGCCGGATTGGCTTCCCTCTGGCTGGACTGTGCAGTATAAAGTTCAGAAAACGGGCCGGAAAATTAGG TTCTATACAAACTTGGAGACTGGAAAAAGCTTTTATTATAAGGATGATGTTCTTGGCTATATTAAAAGCACTCAGTCTCAAAAGTCTCAACCAACTTCGAGAGGCATCAAAACTCAGTCAGGAAATAGTCCTGTGCAA ACGGTGAAATCAAATGAACACCCTGAATGGTTGCCTGCTGGCTGGAAAGTGGAGTCAAGAACACGGATGAGTGGTTCAAATGTTGGAGCTGTTTACAAG TGTTACATTGATCCAGTGACGGACAGCAGATTTTATTCAAAGCCAGAGGTATTTCGACATCTCAGAACTGTAAAGAACAAATTATGCACATTGAAAGAGAGAAGAACAAGCAACGGCACGAAGTCTAGAAGTCGA GTTGTTATTGAGCATTATAAAGATGAAGATTTGCCGCCTGGATGGATAAAGGAAATCAAGATCAAAGAAAAAGCGGATGGCATTAGGAAAGACCCG TTATATCCAACCTTCTTACAGTTTTACATAGACCCAAAATCTGGATACATATTCCGTTCCAAAAAGGAGGTTTTCCGCTATCTCGAGACTGGAGAGATCAGTAGACATGCATTTAAACCAAAGGAAGGGGGCGATGAAGAACAAGAGTTGATAAGCGACAAAAAATCA CGATCTACTGTTAGAGGACAGAAATTGGAGCTGTCTGCAGCAACCCCACAACCTCTTGCAG GTGAGGAAATGGCAACAGGGAGACGGTCAGAACGTCCAGGAGTCCATATTCAACAGTTGAAGCAACGGCGTAATGTCTCTTCTGCACTGAAAGATGCTTTAGTTCTTCCTGTTGAAACCGTTGAAGAGATTATTTTGCCTCAAGAAGCAGTCATCAAGGAGTCTACTGAAATCAAGGAGCCTACTGAAATCGAAGAAAGAAGTCATAGAAATTCATCATCTCCTAAAGCTGATCATACAGGAGGTAATGAAACTGAAAGAGTATCTTCTGATAATGTAGCAGTTTCAACTTGTGCATCTGAGTCTGACCAAGAGAAAGCATTGCCAAAAGTTGAAAAGCTAGAAAGTAATAAAATCGATATAGTAGTAACTCCTGATAACAGTCCACTTATAGACACTGCATCGAAGTTGGAACACGAGAGGATAGCGACCAGTAATCCAATGGAAAGTGATGACAATGGGAGAAAGACAAAGACGAGGAAGTCCAGGAAGAAGAAAGACGTCAACTTGCCTCGGAGGTCTTCAAAACGACTtgctggacttgaaccagagttGGTGCCTAAAGTAGATGCAAAAGAAGTTCCTCAAGCCTCAAATAGAAATATTTTCACTGAAGTTAGTCCAGATGCTGGCCTAACTGTGAAAGCGGATGCAGACGTTCACAATACAGATAAAGCATCCCAGCAGCTCGACATGAGGTCGGAAAAAGACAACGAACACCATATACCTAATCACAAGGATACGTCCTTACGTGAAAATCACAAGGACACTTCCTTACGTGAAAATCACAAGGACACTTCCTTATGTGAAAATTCTTCCAATAAAAGGAAAACTCTCACATGTTGCCTTGATGCCCCAGAAGAGAAAATACAGAGAGTGGAAACTGAAAAGAAGGATGATGGAAAGATGGAAGCGCAGCTGGATGTTCCAATTGCTGATTTTTGGTCAGACCCATGCTTGGAATTTGCAATCAAAACTCTTACGGGTGCGTTGCCGGTGGAGAATGCCACTACCACTAATGAGCCAGTTTCTAGTACTACAGTCGACCCAGTTTCTAATACTACAGTCGACTTCCTGCAAGGACAGAGCTCAGTAAAAAATGGTCCGGGAAGTCGCATGAATAAGAGAACTCAAGGGAACAAAAAAATCAGGAACAAGAAAGAGCTCACTACTAATAGTCAATCTCCAAGTATTAATGGGCTCAAACCTGAACTGGCATCGAATATAATTTCCTTTGATCAAGCAAACCCAAATCATCATTCAAATGAAGCTGTTTTGGCTTTTAATTTATCAGACGGTAGAATACATGGACAACCAAGTAAGAATGAACAATATATAACATCTTGCGAAATCTTGACACCCAGTGAGCTGCATCATTCCCTGCCCCCGGTAAACTCTGAACGATTTAACAGTATCAATGCATGTCATGAGAGGAGCAACATGGTGCTCGATGATCCGCATCCGATCCTTCAAACAAAGGACCATGCGACATCAGAAATTCCATTATCCTTTCCATTTGGGGATTCTTGGGCAGATCCGTGCTTGGATTTTGCATTCAAGACCCTCACAGGTGCAATACCAATAGACGATAGTCTGGAAATTCAAAGCTTCTTTGAGGAGCGACTCGAGTCCTCTCGTAGTCAAAAAGACAGTAGCCCAGCACTGCCAGATTTTGGATCCCCTAACCTCTTCCAAAATGATATATCATCCCACTTTGACGGACCTGAAAAGTCTGCTACGGGACAGCACTTGAGTTTAGATCCTCAGCTGACTCTAGGGAATGTGAGCCTACCAAGCTGCAGTGGATTCACTTCTCAACAGCAGTCTTCAGTGGATAGAAACAGATCTTTTAGAGGAAGGTGA
- the LOC103482721 gene encoding methyl-CpG-binding domain-containing protein 13 isoform X1: MVAKGSPDWLPSGWTVQYKVQKTGRKIRFYTNLETGKSFYYKDDVLGYIKSTQSQKSQPTSRGIKTQSGNSPVQQTVKSNEHPEWLPAGWKVESRTRMSGSNVGAVYKCYIDPVTDSRFYSKPEVFRHLRTVKNKLCTLKERRTSNGTKSRSRVVIEHYKDEDLPPGWIKEIKIKEKADGIRKDPLYPTFLQFYIDPKSGYIFRSKKEVFRYLETGEISRHAFKPKEGGDEEQELISDKKSRSTVRGQKLELSAATPQPLAGEEMATGRRSERPGVHIQQLKQRRNVSSALKDALVLPVETVEEIILPQEAVIKESTEIKEPTEIEERSHRNSSSPKADHTGGNETERVSSDNVAVSTCASESDQEKALPKVEKLESNKIDIVVTPDNSPLIDTASKLEHERIATSNPMESDDNGRKTKTRKSRKKKDVNLPRRSSKRLAGLEPELVPKVDAKEVPQASNRNIFTEVSPDAGLTVKADADVHNTDKASQQLDMRSEKDNEHHIPNHKDTSLRENHKDTSLRENHKDTSLCENSSNKRKTLTCCLDAPEEKIQRVETEKKDDGKMEAQLDVPIADFWSDPCLEFAIKTLTGALPVENATTTNEPVSSTTVDPVSNTTVDFLQGQSSVKNGPGSRMNKRTQGNKKIRNKKELTTNSQSPSINGLKPELASNIISFDQANPNHHSNEAVLAFNLSDGRIHGQPSKNEQYITSCEILTPSELHHSLPPVNSERFNSINACHERSNMVLDDPHPILQTKDHATSEIPLSFPFGDSWADPCLDFAFKTLTGAIPIDDSLEIQSFFEERLESSRSQKDSSPALPDFGSPNLFQNDISSHFDGPEKSATGQHLSLDPQLTLGNVSLPSCSGFTSQQQSSVDRNRSFRGR, encoded by the exons ATGGTGGCCAAGGGTTCGCCGGATTGGCTTCCCTCTGGCTGGACTGTGCAGTATAAAGTTCAGAAAACGGGCCGGAAAATTAGG TTCTATACAAACTTGGAGACTGGAAAAAGCTTTTATTATAAGGATGATGTTCTTGGCTATATTAAAAGCACTCAGTCTCAAAAGTCTCAACCAACTTCGAGAGGCATCAAAACTCAGTCAGGAAATAGTCCTGTGCAA CAGACGGTGAAATCAAATGAACACCCTGAATGGTTGCCTGCTGGCTGGAAAGTGGAGTCAAGAACACGGATGAGTGGTTCAAATGTTGGAGCTGTTTACAAG TGTTACATTGATCCAGTGACGGACAGCAGATTTTATTCAAAGCCAGAGGTATTTCGACATCTCAGAACTGTAAAGAACAAATTATGCACATTGAAAGAGAGAAGAACAAGCAACGGCACGAAGTCTAGAAGTCGA GTTGTTATTGAGCATTATAAAGATGAAGATTTGCCGCCTGGATGGATAAAGGAAATCAAGATCAAAGAAAAAGCGGATGGCATTAGGAAAGACCCG TTATATCCAACCTTCTTACAGTTTTACATAGACCCAAAATCTGGATACATATTCCGTTCCAAAAAGGAGGTTTTCCGCTATCTCGAGACTGGAGAGATCAGTAGACATGCATTTAAACCAAAGGAAGGGGGCGATGAAGAACAAGAGTTGATAAGCGACAAAAAATCA CGATCTACTGTTAGAGGACAGAAATTGGAGCTGTCTGCAGCAACCCCACAACCTCTTGCAG GTGAGGAAATGGCAACAGGGAGACGGTCAGAACGTCCAGGAGTCCATATTCAACAGTTGAAGCAACGGCGTAATGTCTCTTCTGCACTGAAAGATGCTTTAGTTCTTCCTGTTGAAACCGTTGAAGAGATTATTTTGCCTCAAGAAGCAGTCATCAAGGAGTCTACTGAAATCAAGGAGCCTACTGAAATCGAAGAAAGAAGTCATAGAAATTCATCATCTCCTAAAGCTGATCATACAGGAGGTAATGAAACTGAAAGAGTATCTTCTGATAATGTAGCAGTTTCAACTTGTGCATCTGAGTCTGACCAAGAGAAAGCATTGCCAAAAGTTGAAAAGCTAGAAAGTAATAAAATCGATATAGTAGTAACTCCTGATAACAGTCCACTTATAGACACTGCATCGAAGTTGGAACACGAGAGGATAGCGACCAGTAATCCAATGGAAAGTGATGACAATGGGAGAAAGACAAAGACGAGGAAGTCCAGGAAGAAGAAAGACGTCAACTTGCCTCGGAGGTCTTCAAAACGACTtgctggacttgaaccagagttGGTGCCTAAAGTAGATGCAAAAGAAGTTCCTCAAGCCTCAAATAGAAATATTTTCACTGAAGTTAGTCCAGATGCTGGCCTAACTGTGAAAGCGGATGCAGACGTTCACAATACAGATAAAGCATCCCAGCAGCTCGACATGAGGTCGGAAAAAGACAACGAACACCATATACCTAATCACAAGGATACGTCCTTACGTGAAAATCACAAGGACACTTCCTTACGTGAAAATCACAAGGACACTTCCTTATGTGAAAATTCTTCCAATAAAAGGAAAACTCTCACATGTTGCCTTGATGCCCCAGAAGAGAAAATACAGAGAGTGGAAACTGAAAAGAAGGATGATGGAAAGATGGAAGCGCAGCTGGATGTTCCAATTGCTGATTTTTGGTCAGACCCATGCTTGGAATTTGCAATCAAAACTCTTACGGGTGCGTTGCCGGTGGAGAATGCCACTACCACTAATGAGCCAGTTTCTAGTACTACAGTCGACCCAGTTTCTAATACTACAGTCGACTTCCTGCAAGGACAGAGCTCAGTAAAAAATGGTCCGGGAAGTCGCATGAATAAGAGAACTCAAGGGAACAAAAAAATCAGGAACAAGAAAGAGCTCACTACTAATAGTCAATCTCCAAGTATTAATGGGCTCAAACCTGAACTGGCATCGAATATAATTTCCTTTGATCAAGCAAACCCAAATCATCATTCAAATGAAGCTGTTTTGGCTTTTAATTTATCAGACGGTAGAATACATGGACAACCAAGTAAGAATGAACAATATATAACATCTTGCGAAATCTTGACACCCAGTGAGCTGCATCATTCCCTGCCCCCGGTAAACTCTGAACGATTTAACAGTATCAATGCATGTCATGAGAGGAGCAACATGGTGCTCGATGATCCGCATCCGATCCTTCAAACAAAGGACCATGCGACATCAGAAATTCCATTATCCTTTCCATTTGGGGATTCTTGGGCAGATCCGTGCTTGGATTTTGCATTCAAGACCCTCACAGGTGCAATACCAATAGACGATAGTCTGGAAATTCAAAGCTTCTTTGAGGAGCGACTCGAGTCCTCTCGTAGTCAAAAAGACAGTAGCCCAGCACTGCCAGATTTTGGATCCCCTAACCTCTTCCAAAATGATATATCATCCCACTTTGACGGACCTGAAAAGTCTGCTACGGGACAGCACTTGAGTTTAGATCCTCAGCTGACTCTAGGGAATGTGAGCCTACCAAGCTGCAGTGGATTCACTTCTCAACAGCAGTCTTCAGTGGATAGAAACAGATCTTTTAGAGGAAGGTGA
- the LOC103482721 gene encoding methyl-CpG-binding domain-containing protein 13 isoform X4, translated as MVAKGSPDWLPSGWTVQYKVQKTGRKIRFYTNLETGKSFYYKDDVLGYIKSTQSQKSQPTSRGIKTQSGNSPVQTVKSNEHPEWLPAGWKVESRTRMSGSNVGAVYKCYIDPVTDSRFYSKPEVFRHLRTVKNKLCTLKERRTSNGTKSRSRVVIEHYKDEDLPPGWIKEIKIKEKADGIRKDPFYIDPKSGYIFRSKKEVFRYLETGEISRHAFKPKEGGDEEQELISDKKSRSTVRGQKLELSAATPQPLAGEEMATGRRSERPGVHIQQLKQRRNVSSALKDALVLPVETVEEIILPQEAVIKESTEIKEPTEIEERSHRNSSSPKADHTGGNETERVSSDNVAVSTCASESDQEKALPKVEKLESNKIDIVVTPDNSPLIDTASKLEHERIATSNPMESDDNGRKTKTRKSRKKKDVNLPRRSSKRLAGLEPELVPKVDAKEVPQASNRNIFTEVSPDAGLTVKADADVHNTDKASQQLDMRSEKDNEHHIPNHKDTSLRENHKDTSLRENHKDTSLCENSSNKRKTLTCCLDAPEEKIQRVETEKKDDGKMEAQLDVPIADFWSDPCLEFAIKTLTGALPVENATTTNEPVSSTTVDPVSNTTVDFLQGQSSVKNGPGSRMNKRTQGNKKIRNKKELTTNSQSPSINGLKPELASNIISFDQANPNHHSNEAVLAFNLSDGRIHGQPSKNEQYITSCEILTPSELHHSLPPVNSERFNSINACHERSNMVLDDPHPILQTKDHATSEIPLSFPFGDSWADPCLDFAFKTLTGAIPIDDSLEIQSFFEERLESSRSQKDSSPALPDFGSPNLFQNDISSHFDGPEKSATGQHLSLDPQLTLGNVSLPSCSGFTSQQQSSVDRNRSFRGR; from the exons ATGGTGGCCAAGGGTTCGCCGGATTGGCTTCCCTCTGGCTGGACTGTGCAGTATAAAGTTCAGAAAACGGGCCGGAAAATTAGG TTCTATACAAACTTGGAGACTGGAAAAAGCTTTTATTATAAGGATGATGTTCTTGGCTATATTAAAAGCACTCAGTCTCAAAAGTCTCAACCAACTTCGAGAGGCATCAAAACTCAGTCAGGAAATAGTCCTGTGCAA ACGGTGAAATCAAATGAACACCCTGAATGGTTGCCTGCTGGCTGGAAAGTGGAGTCAAGAACACGGATGAGTGGTTCAAATGTTGGAGCTGTTTACAAG TGTTACATTGATCCAGTGACGGACAGCAGATTTTATTCAAAGCCAGAGGTATTTCGACATCTCAGAACTGTAAAGAACAAATTATGCACATTGAAAGAGAGAAGAACAAGCAACGGCACGAAGTCTAGAAGTCGA GTTGTTATTGAGCATTATAAAGATGAAGATTTGCCGCCTGGATGGATAAAGGAAATCAAGATCAAAGAAAAAGCGGATGGCATTAGGAAAGACCCG TTTTACATAGACCCAAAATCTGGATACATATTCCGTTCCAAAAAGGAGGTTTTCCGCTATCTCGAGACTGGAGAGATCAGTAGACATGCATTTAAACCAAAGGAAGGGGGCGATGAAGAACAAGAGTTGATAAGCGACAAAAAATCA CGATCTACTGTTAGAGGACAGAAATTGGAGCTGTCTGCAGCAACCCCACAACCTCTTGCAG GTGAGGAAATGGCAACAGGGAGACGGTCAGAACGTCCAGGAGTCCATATTCAACAGTTGAAGCAACGGCGTAATGTCTCTTCTGCACTGAAAGATGCTTTAGTTCTTCCTGTTGAAACCGTTGAAGAGATTATTTTGCCTCAAGAAGCAGTCATCAAGGAGTCTACTGAAATCAAGGAGCCTACTGAAATCGAAGAAAGAAGTCATAGAAATTCATCATCTCCTAAAGCTGATCATACAGGAGGTAATGAAACTGAAAGAGTATCTTCTGATAATGTAGCAGTTTCAACTTGTGCATCTGAGTCTGACCAAGAGAAAGCATTGCCAAAAGTTGAAAAGCTAGAAAGTAATAAAATCGATATAGTAGTAACTCCTGATAACAGTCCACTTATAGACACTGCATCGAAGTTGGAACACGAGAGGATAGCGACCAGTAATCCAATGGAAAGTGATGACAATGGGAGAAAGACAAAGACGAGGAAGTCCAGGAAGAAGAAAGACGTCAACTTGCCTCGGAGGTCTTCAAAACGACTtgctggacttgaaccagagttGGTGCCTAAAGTAGATGCAAAAGAAGTTCCTCAAGCCTCAAATAGAAATATTTTCACTGAAGTTAGTCCAGATGCTGGCCTAACTGTGAAAGCGGATGCAGACGTTCACAATACAGATAAAGCATCCCAGCAGCTCGACATGAGGTCGGAAAAAGACAACGAACACCATATACCTAATCACAAGGATACGTCCTTACGTGAAAATCACAAGGACACTTCCTTACGTGAAAATCACAAGGACACTTCCTTATGTGAAAATTCTTCCAATAAAAGGAAAACTCTCACATGTTGCCTTGATGCCCCAGAAGAGAAAATACAGAGAGTGGAAACTGAAAAGAAGGATGATGGAAAGATGGAAGCGCAGCTGGATGTTCCAATTGCTGATTTTTGGTCAGACCCATGCTTGGAATTTGCAATCAAAACTCTTACGGGTGCGTTGCCGGTGGAGAATGCCACTACCACTAATGAGCCAGTTTCTAGTACTACAGTCGACCCAGTTTCTAATACTACAGTCGACTTCCTGCAAGGACAGAGCTCAGTAAAAAATGGTCCGGGAAGTCGCATGAATAAGAGAACTCAAGGGAACAAAAAAATCAGGAACAAGAAAGAGCTCACTACTAATAGTCAATCTCCAAGTATTAATGGGCTCAAACCTGAACTGGCATCGAATATAATTTCCTTTGATCAAGCAAACCCAAATCATCATTCAAATGAAGCTGTTTTGGCTTTTAATTTATCAGACGGTAGAATACATGGACAACCAAGTAAGAATGAACAATATATAACATCTTGCGAAATCTTGACACCCAGTGAGCTGCATCATTCCCTGCCCCCGGTAAACTCTGAACGATTTAACAGTATCAATGCATGTCATGAGAGGAGCAACATGGTGCTCGATGATCCGCATCCGATCCTTCAAACAAAGGACCATGCGACATCAGAAATTCCATTATCCTTTCCATTTGGGGATTCTTGGGCAGATCCGTGCTTGGATTTTGCATTCAAGACCCTCACAGGTGCAATACCAATAGACGATAGTCTGGAAATTCAAAGCTTCTTTGAGGAGCGACTCGAGTCCTCTCGTAGTCAAAAAGACAGTAGCCCAGCACTGCCAGATTTTGGATCCCCTAACCTCTTCCAAAATGATATATCATCCCACTTTGACGGACCTGAAAAGTCTGCTACGGGACAGCACTTGAGTTTAGATCCTCAGCTGACTCTAGGGAATGTGAGCCTACCAAGCTGCAGTGGATTCACTTCTCAACAGCAGTCTTCAGTGGATAGAAACAGATCTTTTAGAGGAAGGTGA
- the LOC103482721 gene encoding methyl-CpG-binding domain-containing protein 13 isoform X3, whose translation MVAKGSPDWLPSGWTVQYKVQKTGRKIRFYTNLETGKSFYYKDDVLGYIKSTQSQKSQPTSRGIKTQSGNSPVQQTVKSNEHPEWLPAGWKVESRTRMSGSNVGAVYKCYIDPVTDSRFYSKPEVFRHLRTVKNKLCTLKERRTSNGTKSRSRVVIEHYKDEDLPPGWIKEIKIKEKADGIRKDPFYIDPKSGYIFRSKKEVFRYLETGEISRHAFKPKEGGDEEQELISDKKSRSTVRGQKLELSAATPQPLAGEEMATGRRSERPGVHIQQLKQRRNVSSALKDALVLPVETVEEIILPQEAVIKESTEIKEPTEIEERSHRNSSSPKADHTGGNETERVSSDNVAVSTCASESDQEKALPKVEKLESNKIDIVVTPDNSPLIDTASKLEHERIATSNPMESDDNGRKTKTRKSRKKKDVNLPRRSSKRLAGLEPELVPKVDAKEVPQASNRNIFTEVSPDAGLTVKADADVHNTDKASQQLDMRSEKDNEHHIPNHKDTSLRENHKDTSLRENHKDTSLCENSSNKRKTLTCCLDAPEEKIQRVETEKKDDGKMEAQLDVPIADFWSDPCLEFAIKTLTGALPVENATTTNEPVSSTTVDPVSNTTVDFLQGQSSVKNGPGSRMNKRTQGNKKIRNKKELTTNSQSPSINGLKPELASNIISFDQANPNHHSNEAVLAFNLSDGRIHGQPSKNEQYITSCEILTPSELHHSLPPVNSERFNSINACHERSNMVLDDPHPILQTKDHATSEIPLSFPFGDSWADPCLDFAFKTLTGAIPIDDSLEIQSFFEERLESSRSQKDSSPALPDFGSPNLFQNDISSHFDGPEKSATGQHLSLDPQLTLGNVSLPSCSGFTSQQQSSVDRNRSFRGR comes from the exons ATGGTGGCCAAGGGTTCGCCGGATTGGCTTCCCTCTGGCTGGACTGTGCAGTATAAAGTTCAGAAAACGGGCCGGAAAATTAGG TTCTATACAAACTTGGAGACTGGAAAAAGCTTTTATTATAAGGATGATGTTCTTGGCTATATTAAAAGCACTCAGTCTCAAAAGTCTCAACCAACTTCGAGAGGCATCAAAACTCAGTCAGGAAATAGTCCTGTGCAA CAGACGGTGAAATCAAATGAACACCCTGAATGGTTGCCTGCTGGCTGGAAAGTGGAGTCAAGAACACGGATGAGTGGTTCAAATGTTGGAGCTGTTTACAAG TGTTACATTGATCCAGTGACGGACAGCAGATTTTATTCAAAGCCAGAGGTATTTCGACATCTCAGAACTGTAAAGAACAAATTATGCACATTGAAAGAGAGAAGAACAAGCAACGGCACGAAGTCTAGAAGTCGA GTTGTTATTGAGCATTATAAAGATGAAGATTTGCCGCCTGGATGGATAAAGGAAATCAAGATCAAAGAAAAAGCGGATGGCATTAGGAAAGACCCG TTTTACATAGACCCAAAATCTGGATACATATTCCGTTCCAAAAAGGAGGTTTTCCGCTATCTCGAGACTGGAGAGATCAGTAGACATGCATTTAAACCAAAGGAAGGGGGCGATGAAGAACAAGAGTTGATAAGCGACAAAAAATCA CGATCTACTGTTAGAGGACAGAAATTGGAGCTGTCTGCAGCAACCCCACAACCTCTTGCAG GTGAGGAAATGGCAACAGGGAGACGGTCAGAACGTCCAGGAGTCCATATTCAACAGTTGAAGCAACGGCGTAATGTCTCTTCTGCACTGAAAGATGCTTTAGTTCTTCCTGTTGAAACCGTTGAAGAGATTATTTTGCCTCAAGAAGCAGTCATCAAGGAGTCTACTGAAATCAAGGAGCCTACTGAAATCGAAGAAAGAAGTCATAGAAATTCATCATCTCCTAAAGCTGATCATACAGGAGGTAATGAAACTGAAAGAGTATCTTCTGATAATGTAGCAGTTTCAACTTGTGCATCTGAGTCTGACCAAGAGAAAGCATTGCCAAAAGTTGAAAAGCTAGAAAGTAATAAAATCGATATAGTAGTAACTCCTGATAACAGTCCACTTATAGACACTGCATCGAAGTTGGAACACGAGAGGATAGCGACCAGTAATCCAATGGAAAGTGATGACAATGGGAGAAAGACAAAGACGAGGAAGTCCAGGAAGAAGAAAGACGTCAACTTGCCTCGGAGGTCTTCAAAACGACTtgctggacttgaaccagagttGGTGCCTAAAGTAGATGCAAAAGAAGTTCCTCAAGCCTCAAATAGAAATATTTTCACTGAAGTTAGTCCAGATGCTGGCCTAACTGTGAAAGCGGATGCAGACGTTCACAATACAGATAAAGCATCCCAGCAGCTCGACATGAGGTCGGAAAAAGACAACGAACACCATATACCTAATCACAAGGATACGTCCTTACGTGAAAATCACAAGGACACTTCCTTACGTGAAAATCACAAGGACACTTCCTTATGTGAAAATTCTTCCAATAAAAGGAAAACTCTCACATGTTGCCTTGATGCCCCAGAAGAGAAAATACAGAGAGTGGAAACTGAAAAGAAGGATGATGGAAAGATGGAAGCGCAGCTGGATGTTCCAATTGCTGATTTTTGGTCAGACCCATGCTTGGAATTTGCAATCAAAACTCTTACGGGTGCGTTGCCGGTGGAGAATGCCACTACCACTAATGAGCCAGTTTCTAGTACTACAGTCGACCCAGTTTCTAATACTACAGTCGACTTCCTGCAAGGACAGAGCTCAGTAAAAAATGGTCCGGGAAGTCGCATGAATAAGAGAACTCAAGGGAACAAAAAAATCAGGAACAAGAAAGAGCTCACTACTAATAGTCAATCTCCAAGTATTAATGGGCTCAAACCTGAACTGGCATCGAATATAATTTCCTTTGATCAAGCAAACCCAAATCATCATTCAAATGAAGCTGTTTTGGCTTTTAATTTATCAGACGGTAGAATACATGGACAACCAAGTAAGAATGAACAATATATAACATCTTGCGAAATCTTGACACCCAGTGAGCTGCATCATTCCCTGCCCCCGGTAAACTCTGAACGATTTAACAGTATCAATGCATGTCATGAGAGGAGCAACATGGTGCTCGATGATCCGCATCCGATCCTTCAAACAAAGGACCATGCGACATCAGAAATTCCATTATCCTTTCCATTTGGGGATTCTTGGGCAGATCCGTGCTTGGATTTTGCATTCAAGACCCTCACAGGTGCAATACCAATAGACGATAGTCTGGAAATTCAAAGCTTCTTTGAGGAGCGACTCGAGTCCTCTCGTAGTCAAAAAGACAGTAGCCCAGCACTGCCAGATTTTGGATCCCCTAACCTCTTCCAAAATGATATATCATCCCACTTTGACGGACCTGAAAAGTCTGCTACGGGACAGCACTTGAGTTTAGATCCTCAGCTGACTCTAGGGAATGTGAGCCTACCAAGCTGCAGTGGATTCACTTCTCAACAGCAGTCTTCAGTGGATAGAAACAGATCTTTTAGAGGAAGGTGA